GACGGCGAGTATCCACTTCCCTTTGGCACTCTCGTGGTCGACTTCGACGAGGAGACTCTGCGCTGGGGAAATCGGCGTTTTACCAGCTTCGCTTCGGTCGCCGATTTGCGGGTGACGGGGCTTGTCAACCGCTATCGGATCTCTGGGCTGGGCGCTCCGCTGGCTGCGACTGTCGGCGCGCCCGAGCATTTGGAGCAGTCGGATGCAATTGTAGCTGCCGTTCGGGTGCCCGTGACGGCGATTCTGCGGCTCAACAGCATGCAGGCGCAGGTAGAAGGCGGGGGGACGCGGTTCGAGGGTGCCCTCTCTATAGTGGCGTACTCGGCAGCCGAGACGATTGAGATCGAGGGACAAACCGTACCCATCGAATCCGAACCGAGCGCCGCGCTCGCGCTCCAGCTCAGTGAAGCTTCGCCCTGGAAGCGCGAGCTGCAGGGCTTCTTCCAAGGCGATCTCGCCGTCGAGAAGGGAGGACTGCTTTCGCTGTCGCCCTATCGATATGGGCAGATCCCGCTCGTGCTCGTCCACGGGACGGCTTCGAGCGCGGGACGCTGGGCCGACATGGCGAACGATCTCTACTCCGACTCATCGATTCGCCGCAACTACAATATACTGACCTTCAGTTACAACACAGGTAACCCCATTGCCTACTCGGGGTGGCTACTGCGCACGGCGATCGAAAACCTCGTCGCAAGCATCGACCCCGAAGGTCGTGATCCCGCGCTCGAGAATCTGGTCGTGATGGGCCACAGCCAGGGGGGGTTGCTCGCGAAGCTGTTAGTAGTGGATGCGAACGACACGTTCTGGAAGCTCGTATCCGACGAGCCGCCGGATCGAGTCGAACTCGAGCCCGAAAGCCGCGAGATCCTCGAAGGGGGCCTGCTCGTGAAACCTCTGCCAAGAGTGAAGCGCGTGATCTTCTTGTCGACCCCCCATCGCGGTAGCGCTCTGGCGACTCTGGGTGTGGCCCAGTTGCTGGGACGGCTTGTCCGGTCGCCCGCGAACCTGGTAAACGCCACCGTCGATCTGCTCGGGGGAGATGCCGAGGCGGAGGCACGGCGGCGTCTCGAAGGAGGTGCTGGCTCGGTCGGCAACATGAGTCCAAGCAGCGCCTTCATTCAGGCGCTCGCTCGGCTTCCGATCGCGCCCGGGGTACACGCTCACTCGATCATGGGTGTTCAAAAAGGTCCAAAGGAGGAAGGGGGCGACGGCGTGGTCAGCTATCAGAGCGCCCATCTCGAGGACGTCGACTCGGAGTTCGTCGTGCGCAGCGG
The genomic region above belongs to Myxococcales bacterium and contains:
- a CDS encoding alpha/beta fold hydrolase: MNAHKPAVETKIFAVRQLARTIAILSLVFGCACAAPIGVERISPREAQRALTASVLSTGELSPKARILLRRVDQEQAWKRDPAAVIKMLHATLAKPMSDYDEETRIGYMDVVAELSFAHAAKTGDSRYYLAAAIYAWIYLFPPGGHDQPPMFDRGVRLAADLYNRGITLGFSDPETGEVLLRDGEYPLPFGTLVVDFDEETLRWGNRRFTSFASVADLRVTGLVNRYRISGLGAPLAATVGAPEHLEQSDAIVAAVRVPVTAILRLNSMQAQVEGGGTRFEGALSIVAYSAAETIEIEGQTVPIESEPSAALALQLSEASPWKRELQGFFQGDLAVEKGGLLSLSPYRYGQIPLVLVHGTASSAGRWADMANDLYSDSSIRRNYNILTFSYNTGNPIAYSGWLLRTAIENLVASIDPEGRDPALENLVVMGHSQGGLLAKLLVVDANDTFWKLVSDEPPDRVELEPESREILEGGLLVKPLPRVKRVIFLSTPHRGSALATLGVAQLLGRLVRSPANLVNATVDLLGGDAEAEARRRLEGGAGSVGNMSPSSAFIQALARLPIAPGVHAHSIMGVQKGPKEEGGDGVVSYQSAHLEDVDSEFVVRSGHSSQANPNVIQEVRRILIEHLAAAQPRGVVSQ